One window from the genome of Lepisosteus oculatus isolate fLepOcu1 chromosome 21, fLepOcu1.hap2, whole genome shotgun sequence encodes:
- the osbpl5 gene encoding oxysterol-binding protein-related protein 5 isoform X1: MYQMKEKNDSLMSEKTTTDDTMKEGNLFRRRFSLCPPTTTPQKIDPRKLTRNLSFGGDNDIYPLSPGSDTERNGLPVLRDDVSPTQTPNSKAESKVFNGHDKECTSPTERLAKKESLKVQKKNYRQEKKRAAKELFSALKDPSVVIMASWLKIRGTLKSWTRLWCVLKPGVLLIYKTPKVDHWVGTILLNACKLIERPSKKDGFCFKLYHPLDKSIWAMKGPRGENVGSITQPLPSSYLIFRAVSESDGRCWMDALELALSCSSLYQLTASKASRDGDLSFSSESSHILGLLQSSTLYEHELFQLNESMLENHHMENDGYSDKSEREAHEESDTGANENGQRLTEESDTDQSDTLGDLSPGLQATAYVEQPQEEMAEAGEASQTETVSEEHKGLIWTLLKQLRPGMDLSRVVLPTFILEPRSFLDKLSDYYYHADFLSQAVTEESPYCRMKQVLRWYLSGFYKKPKGLKKPYNPILGETFRCCWLHPQTNSCTFYIAEQVSHHPPVSAFYVCNKKDGFCINGSILAKSKFYGNSLSAILDGKARLVFLARDEEYVITMPYAHCKGILYGTMTMELGGKITIDCEKTKYIAELEFKLKPFLGSSSSVNQISGKIRVGEDVLATIDGHWDGEVFLHEKKTGHHEVFWNPSPEVRRQRLKRQVVQLDQQGEFESERLWQHVTSAIKSHDQHKATQEKFVLEEAQRQAAKEREDKEWLPQLFQLDPLLNEWRYKYADIRPWDPETSLVQFEKNGVIQTKERQPQRPNGLTYIQNRAAKQKAQKESQRRKTSSQPSSCSQNTESSSTTPEPHHESSDNEAFMTQCSRCNKEVKDIAEIEASIASIQKTQQDIQRNLCGLSQQMFRRGHSRESVKANSQHCLILCILLLFQLFINFVFK, encoded by the exons GTAGCGATACTGAGAGGAATGGATTGCCGGTGCTGAGAGATGACGTCAGCCCCACTCAGACACCCAATAGCAAG GCTGAGTCGAAGGTCTTCAATGGCCATGACAAGGAATGCACCTCCCCCACAGAGAGGCTGGCCAAGAAAGAGTCTCTGAAG GTCCAGAAGAAAAACTACAGACAAGAGAAGAAGAGGGCGGCAAAGGAACTGTTCAGCGCTCTGAAGGACCCCAGTGTTGTCATCATGGCCAGCTGGCTTAAG ATCCGTGGCACACTGAAGAGCTGGACCAGGCTGTGGTGTGTGCTGAAGCCCGGAGTTCTCCTCATCTACAAGACCCCGAAGGTGGATCACTGGGTGGGGACAATTCTCCTCAATGCCTGCAAGCTCATCGAGAGGCCCTCCAAGAAGGACGGCTTCTGCTTCAAACTCTACCACCCCCTGGACAAGTCCATCTGGGCCATGAAG GGTCCCAGAGGAGAGAATGTGGGTTCCATCACCCAGCCCCTCCCCAGCAGCTACCTGATCTTCAGAGCTGTGTCAGAGTCTGATG GTCGCTGCTGGATGGATGCTCTAGAGTTGGCCCTGAGCTGCTCCAGTCTCTACCAGCTCACCGCTTCCAAAGCCAGCCGTGATGGGGACCTGAGCTTCTCCTCCGAGTCTTCCCACATCCTCGGCCTGCTGCAGTCTTCCACCCTGTACGAACACGAGCTCTTCCA GTTGAATGAGTCAATGCTGGAAAATCACCACATGGAAAACGATGGCTATTCTGACAAGTCAGAGAGGGAGGCTCACGAGGAGTCAGACACCGGGGCTAATGAGAATGGGCAGAGGCTGACGGAAGAGAGTGACACAGACCAGTCAGACACGCTGGGAGACCTGTCCCCCGGCCTTCAGGCCACTGCTTATGTTGAACAGCCCCAGGAGGAGATGGCAGAG GCAGGGGAGGCCTCCCAGACCGAGACCGTTTCGGAGGAGCACAAGGGCCTGATCTGGACCCTCCTGAAGCAGCTGCGCCCCGGGATGGACCTGTCCCGCGTCGTCCTGCCCACATTCATTCTGGAGCCCCGCTCCTTCCTGGACAAGCTGTCCGACTACTACTACCACGCCGACTTCCTGTCCCA AGCTGTCACAGAAGAGAGCCCGTACTGTAGGATGAAGCAGGTCCTGCGGTGGTATCTGTCTGGCTTTTATAAGAAGCCAAAG GGACTGAAGAAGCCGTACAACCCCATTCTCGGGGAGACATTCCGCTGCTGCTGGCTCCACCCCCAGACCAACAGCTGCACCTTCTATATTGCAGAACAG GTTTCCCATCACCCCCCAGTGTCCGCCTTCTACGTCTGCAACAAGAAAGACGGGTTCTGCATCAACGGAAGCATCCTGGCGAAATCCAAGTTCTATG GCAACTCTTTATCTGCCATCCTGGATGGGAAGGCCAGGCTTGTGTTCCTCGCCCGCGATGAGGAATACGTCATCACCATGCCCTACGCACACTGCAAAG gtATTTTATACGGCACAATGACAATGGAACTAGGAGGAAAAATAACTATTGATTGTGAGAAAACCAAGTATATAGCGGAACTGGAATTTAAACTAAAG CCTTTCCTCGGCAGTTCCAGCAGTGTGAACCAGATTTCAGGAAAGATTCGTGTAGGTGAAGATGTGCTGGCCACTATCGATGGACACTGG GACGGGGAGGTGTTCCTGCACGAGAAGAAGACAGGCCACCACGAGGTGTTCTGGAACCCCAGCCCCGAGGTGCGCAGGCAGCGCCTCAAGAGACAGGTGGTCCAGCTGGACCAGCAGGGAGAGTTTGAGTCCGAGAG GTTGTGGCAACATGTGACGAGTGCGATAAAGAGCCACGACCAGCACAAAGCCACTCAGGAGAAGTTTGTCCTGGAGGAGGCCCAGCGGCAGGCGGCCAAGGAGAGGGAAGACAAGGAGTGGCTTCCACAGCTCTTCCAGCTCGACCCCCTCTTAAACGAGTGGCGCTACAAATATGCCGA TATCAGGCCCTGGGATCCTGAGACCAGCCTGGTCCAGTTTGAGAAGAATGGGGTGATCCAGACCAAGGAGAGGCAGCCTCAGAGGCCAAATGGCCTGACATACATTCAGAACCGAGCAGCAAAGCAAAAG GCCCAGAAAGAGAGCCAGCGCAGGAAGACCAGCAGCCAGCCGTCCAGCTGCAGTCAGAACACGGAGAGCAGCAGCACTACACCGGAGCCCCACCATGAGTCCTCCGACAACGAAG CATTCATGACCCAATGCTCCAGATGTAACAAAGAAGTCAAGGATATTGCTGAAATTGAGGCTTCCATAGCATCGATACAGAAGACCCAACAGGATATACAAAG GAACTTGTGCGGCCTGAGTCAACAAATGTTCCGGCGAGGACATTCTCGGGAGAGCGTTAAAGCGAACAGCCAGCACTGTCTCATTCTGTGTATCCTGCTGCTGTTTCAGCTCTTCATCAACTTTGTCTTCAAATGA
- the osbpl5 gene encoding oxysterol-binding protein-related protein 5 isoform X5, with translation MKEGNLFRRRFSLCPPTTTPQKIDPRKLTRNLSFGGDNDIYPLSPGSDTERNGLPVLRDDVSPTQTPNSKAESKVFNGHDKECTSPTERLAKKESLKVQKKNYRQEKKRAAKELFSALKDPSVVIMASWLKIRGTLKSWTRLWCVLKPGVLLIYKTPKVDHWVGTILLNACKLIERPSKKDGFCFKLYHPLDKSIWAMKGPRGENVGSITQPLPSSYLIFRAVSESDGRCWMDALELALSCSSLYQLTASKASRDGDLSFSSESSHILGLLQSSTLYEHELFQLNESMLENHHMENDGYSDKSEREAHEESDTGANENGQRLTEESDTDQSDTLGDLSPGLQATAYVEQPQEEMAEAGEASQTETVSEEHKGLIWTLLKQLRPGMDLSRVVLPTFILEPRSFLDKLSDYYYHADFLSQAVTEESPYCRMKQVLRWYLSGFYKKPKGLKKPYNPILGETFRCCWLHPQTNSCTFYIAEQVSHHPPVSAFYVCNKKDGFCINGSILAKSKFYGNSLSAILDGKARLVFLARDEEYVITMPYAHCKGILYGTMTMELGGKITIDCEKTKYIAELEFKLKPFLGSSSSVNQISGKIRVGEDVLATIDGHWDGEVFLHEKKTGHHEVFWNPSPEVRRQRLKRQVVQLDQQGEFESERLWQHVTSAIKSHDQHKATQEKFVLEEAQRQAAKEREDKEWLPQLFQLDPLLNEWRYKYADIRPWDPETSLVQFEKNGVIQTKERQPQRPNGLTYIQNRAAKQKAQKESQRRKTSSQPSSCSQNTESSSTTPEPHHESSDNEAFMTQCSRCNKEVKDIAEIEASIASIQKTQQDIQRNLCGLSQQMFRRGHSRESVKANSQHCLILCILLLFQLFINFVFK, from the exons GTAGCGATACTGAGAGGAATGGATTGCCGGTGCTGAGAGATGACGTCAGCCCCACTCAGACACCCAATAGCAAG GCTGAGTCGAAGGTCTTCAATGGCCATGACAAGGAATGCACCTCCCCCACAGAGAGGCTGGCCAAGAAAGAGTCTCTGAAG GTCCAGAAGAAAAACTACAGACAAGAGAAGAAGAGGGCGGCAAAGGAACTGTTCAGCGCTCTGAAGGACCCCAGTGTTGTCATCATGGCCAGCTGGCTTAAG ATCCGTGGCACACTGAAGAGCTGGACCAGGCTGTGGTGTGTGCTGAAGCCCGGAGTTCTCCTCATCTACAAGACCCCGAAGGTGGATCACTGGGTGGGGACAATTCTCCTCAATGCCTGCAAGCTCATCGAGAGGCCCTCCAAGAAGGACGGCTTCTGCTTCAAACTCTACCACCCCCTGGACAAGTCCATCTGGGCCATGAAG GGTCCCAGAGGAGAGAATGTGGGTTCCATCACCCAGCCCCTCCCCAGCAGCTACCTGATCTTCAGAGCTGTGTCAGAGTCTGATG GTCGCTGCTGGATGGATGCTCTAGAGTTGGCCCTGAGCTGCTCCAGTCTCTACCAGCTCACCGCTTCCAAAGCCAGCCGTGATGGGGACCTGAGCTTCTCCTCCGAGTCTTCCCACATCCTCGGCCTGCTGCAGTCTTCCACCCTGTACGAACACGAGCTCTTCCA GTTGAATGAGTCAATGCTGGAAAATCACCACATGGAAAACGATGGCTATTCTGACAAGTCAGAGAGGGAGGCTCACGAGGAGTCAGACACCGGGGCTAATGAGAATGGGCAGAGGCTGACGGAAGAGAGTGACACAGACCAGTCAGACACGCTGGGAGACCTGTCCCCCGGCCTTCAGGCCACTGCTTATGTTGAACAGCCCCAGGAGGAGATGGCAGAG GCAGGGGAGGCCTCCCAGACCGAGACCGTTTCGGAGGAGCACAAGGGCCTGATCTGGACCCTCCTGAAGCAGCTGCGCCCCGGGATGGACCTGTCCCGCGTCGTCCTGCCCACATTCATTCTGGAGCCCCGCTCCTTCCTGGACAAGCTGTCCGACTACTACTACCACGCCGACTTCCTGTCCCA AGCTGTCACAGAAGAGAGCCCGTACTGTAGGATGAAGCAGGTCCTGCGGTGGTATCTGTCTGGCTTTTATAAGAAGCCAAAG GGACTGAAGAAGCCGTACAACCCCATTCTCGGGGAGACATTCCGCTGCTGCTGGCTCCACCCCCAGACCAACAGCTGCACCTTCTATATTGCAGAACAG GTTTCCCATCACCCCCCAGTGTCCGCCTTCTACGTCTGCAACAAGAAAGACGGGTTCTGCATCAACGGAAGCATCCTGGCGAAATCCAAGTTCTATG GCAACTCTTTATCTGCCATCCTGGATGGGAAGGCCAGGCTTGTGTTCCTCGCCCGCGATGAGGAATACGTCATCACCATGCCCTACGCACACTGCAAAG gtATTTTATACGGCACAATGACAATGGAACTAGGAGGAAAAATAACTATTGATTGTGAGAAAACCAAGTATATAGCGGAACTGGAATTTAAACTAAAG CCTTTCCTCGGCAGTTCCAGCAGTGTGAACCAGATTTCAGGAAAGATTCGTGTAGGTGAAGATGTGCTGGCCACTATCGATGGACACTGG GACGGGGAGGTGTTCCTGCACGAGAAGAAGACAGGCCACCACGAGGTGTTCTGGAACCCCAGCCCCGAGGTGCGCAGGCAGCGCCTCAAGAGACAGGTGGTCCAGCTGGACCAGCAGGGAGAGTTTGAGTCCGAGAG GTTGTGGCAACATGTGACGAGTGCGATAAAGAGCCACGACCAGCACAAAGCCACTCAGGAGAAGTTTGTCCTGGAGGAGGCCCAGCGGCAGGCGGCCAAGGAGAGGGAAGACAAGGAGTGGCTTCCACAGCTCTTCCAGCTCGACCCCCTCTTAAACGAGTGGCGCTACAAATATGCCGA TATCAGGCCCTGGGATCCTGAGACCAGCCTGGTCCAGTTTGAGAAGAATGGGGTGATCCAGACCAAGGAGAGGCAGCCTCAGAGGCCAAATGGCCTGACATACATTCAGAACCGAGCAGCAAAGCAAAAG GCCCAGAAAGAGAGCCAGCGCAGGAAGACCAGCAGCCAGCCGTCCAGCTGCAGTCAGAACACGGAGAGCAGCAGCACTACACCGGAGCCCCACCATGAGTCCTCCGACAACGAAG CATTCATGACCCAATGCTCCAGATGTAACAAAGAAGTCAAGGATATTGCTGAAATTGAGGCTTCCATAGCATCGATACAGAAGACCCAACAGGATATACAAAG GAACTTGTGCGGCCTGAGTCAACAAATGTTCCGGCGAGGACATTCTCGGGAGAGCGTTAAAGCGAACAGCCAGCACTGTCTCATTCTGTGTATCCTGCTGCTGTTTCAGCTCTTCATCAACTTTGTCTTCAAATGA
- the osbpl5 gene encoding oxysterol-binding protein-related protein 5 isoform X4, with translation MPLATSVSQLKTTTTDDTMKEGNLFRRRFSLCPPTTTPQKIDPRKLTRNLSFGGDNDIYPLSPGSDTERNGLPVLRDDVSPTQTPNSKAESKVFNGHDKECTSPTERLAKKESLKVQKKNYRQEKKRAAKELFSALKDPSVVIMASWLKIRGTLKSWTRLWCVLKPGVLLIYKTPKVDHWVGTILLNACKLIERPSKKDGFCFKLYHPLDKSIWAMKGPRGENVGSITQPLPSSYLIFRAVSESDGRCWMDALELALSCSSLYQLTASKASRDGDLSFSSESSHILGLLQSSTLYEHELFQLNESMLENHHMENDGYSDKSEREAHEESDTGANENGQRLTEESDTDQSDTLGDLSPGLQATAYVEQPQEEMAEAGEASQTETVSEEHKGLIWTLLKQLRPGMDLSRVVLPTFILEPRSFLDKLSDYYYHADFLSQAVTEESPYCRMKQVLRWYLSGFYKKPKGLKKPYNPILGETFRCCWLHPQTNSCTFYIAEQVSHHPPVSAFYVCNKKDGFCINGSILAKSKFYGNSLSAILDGKARLVFLARDEEYVITMPYAHCKGILYGTMTMELGGKITIDCEKTKYIAELEFKLKPFLGSSSSVNQISGKIRVGEDVLATIDGHWDGEVFLHEKKTGHHEVFWNPSPEVRRQRLKRQVVQLDQQGEFESERLWQHVTSAIKSHDQHKATQEKFVLEEAQRQAAKEREDKEWLPQLFQLDPLLNEWRYKYADIRPWDPETSLVQFEKNGVIQTKERQPQRPNGLTYIQNRAAKQKAQKESQRRKTSSQPSSCSQNTESSSTTPEPHHESSDNEAFMTQCSRCNKEVKDIAEIEASIASIQKTQQDIQRNLCGLSQQMFRRGHSRESVKANSQHCLILCILLLFQLFINFVFK, from the exons GTAGCGATACTGAGAGGAATGGATTGCCGGTGCTGAGAGATGACGTCAGCCCCACTCAGACACCCAATAGCAAG GCTGAGTCGAAGGTCTTCAATGGCCATGACAAGGAATGCACCTCCCCCACAGAGAGGCTGGCCAAGAAAGAGTCTCTGAAG GTCCAGAAGAAAAACTACAGACAAGAGAAGAAGAGGGCGGCAAAGGAACTGTTCAGCGCTCTGAAGGACCCCAGTGTTGTCATCATGGCCAGCTGGCTTAAG ATCCGTGGCACACTGAAGAGCTGGACCAGGCTGTGGTGTGTGCTGAAGCCCGGAGTTCTCCTCATCTACAAGACCCCGAAGGTGGATCACTGGGTGGGGACAATTCTCCTCAATGCCTGCAAGCTCATCGAGAGGCCCTCCAAGAAGGACGGCTTCTGCTTCAAACTCTACCACCCCCTGGACAAGTCCATCTGGGCCATGAAG GGTCCCAGAGGAGAGAATGTGGGTTCCATCACCCAGCCCCTCCCCAGCAGCTACCTGATCTTCAGAGCTGTGTCAGAGTCTGATG GTCGCTGCTGGATGGATGCTCTAGAGTTGGCCCTGAGCTGCTCCAGTCTCTACCAGCTCACCGCTTCCAAAGCCAGCCGTGATGGGGACCTGAGCTTCTCCTCCGAGTCTTCCCACATCCTCGGCCTGCTGCAGTCTTCCACCCTGTACGAACACGAGCTCTTCCA GTTGAATGAGTCAATGCTGGAAAATCACCACATGGAAAACGATGGCTATTCTGACAAGTCAGAGAGGGAGGCTCACGAGGAGTCAGACACCGGGGCTAATGAGAATGGGCAGAGGCTGACGGAAGAGAGTGACACAGACCAGTCAGACACGCTGGGAGACCTGTCCCCCGGCCTTCAGGCCACTGCTTATGTTGAACAGCCCCAGGAGGAGATGGCAGAG GCAGGGGAGGCCTCCCAGACCGAGACCGTTTCGGAGGAGCACAAGGGCCTGATCTGGACCCTCCTGAAGCAGCTGCGCCCCGGGATGGACCTGTCCCGCGTCGTCCTGCCCACATTCATTCTGGAGCCCCGCTCCTTCCTGGACAAGCTGTCCGACTACTACTACCACGCCGACTTCCTGTCCCA AGCTGTCACAGAAGAGAGCCCGTACTGTAGGATGAAGCAGGTCCTGCGGTGGTATCTGTCTGGCTTTTATAAGAAGCCAAAG GGACTGAAGAAGCCGTACAACCCCATTCTCGGGGAGACATTCCGCTGCTGCTGGCTCCACCCCCAGACCAACAGCTGCACCTTCTATATTGCAGAACAG GTTTCCCATCACCCCCCAGTGTCCGCCTTCTACGTCTGCAACAAGAAAGACGGGTTCTGCATCAACGGAAGCATCCTGGCGAAATCCAAGTTCTATG GCAACTCTTTATCTGCCATCCTGGATGGGAAGGCCAGGCTTGTGTTCCTCGCCCGCGATGAGGAATACGTCATCACCATGCCCTACGCACACTGCAAAG gtATTTTATACGGCACAATGACAATGGAACTAGGAGGAAAAATAACTATTGATTGTGAGAAAACCAAGTATATAGCGGAACTGGAATTTAAACTAAAG CCTTTCCTCGGCAGTTCCAGCAGTGTGAACCAGATTTCAGGAAAGATTCGTGTAGGTGAAGATGTGCTGGCCACTATCGATGGACACTGG GACGGGGAGGTGTTCCTGCACGAGAAGAAGACAGGCCACCACGAGGTGTTCTGGAACCCCAGCCCCGAGGTGCGCAGGCAGCGCCTCAAGAGACAGGTGGTCCAGCTGGACCAGCAGGGAGAGTTTGAGTCCGAGAG GTTGTGGCAACATGTGACGAGTGCGATAAAGAGCCACGACCAGCACAAAGCCACTCAGGAGAAGTTTGTCCTGGAGGAGGCCCAGCGGCAGGCGGCCAAGGAGAGGGAAGACAAGGAGTGGCTTCCACAGCTCTTCCAGCTCGACCCCCTCTTAAACGAGTGGCGCTACAAATATGCCGA TATCAGGCCCTGGGATCCTGAGACCAGCCTGGTCCAGTTTGAGAAGAATGGGGTGATCCAGACCAAGGAGAGGCAGCCTCAGAGGCCAAATGGCCTGACATACATTCAGAACCGAGCAGCAAAGCAAAAG GCCCAGAAAGAGAGCCAGCGCAGGAAGACCAGCAGCCAGCCGTCCAGCTGCAGTCAGAACACGGAGAGCAGCAGCACTACACCGGAGCCCCACCATGAGTCCTCCGACAACGAAG CATTCATGACCCAATGCTCCAGATGTAACAAAGAAGTCAAGGATATTGCTGAAATTGAGGCTTCCATAGCATCGATACAGAAGACCCAACAGGATATACAAAG GAACTTGTGCGGCCTGAGTCAACAAATGTTCCGGCGAGGACATTCTCGGGAGAGCGTTAAAGCGAACAGCCAGCACTGTCTCATTCTGTGTATCCTGCTGCTGTTTCAGCTCTTCATCAACTTTGTCTTCAAATGA
- the osbpl5 gene encoding oxysterol-binding protein-related protein 5 isoform X2, translated as MYQMKEKNDSLMSETTTDDTMKEGNLFRRRFSLCPPTTTPQKIDPRKLTRNLSFGGDNDIYPLSPGSDTERNGLPVLRDDVSPTQTPNSKAESKVFNGHDKECTSPTERLAKKESLKVQKKNYRQEKKRAAKELFSALKDPSVVIMASWLKIRGTLKSWTRLWCVLKPGVLLIYKTPKVDHWVGTILLNACKLIERPSKKDGFCFKLYHPLDKSIWAMKGPRGENVGSITQPLPSSYLIFRAVSESDGRCWMDALELALSCSSLYQLTASKASRDGDLSFSSESSHILGLLQSSTLYEHELFQLNESMLENHHMENDGYSDKSEREAHEESDTGANENGQRLTEESDTDQSDTLGDLSPGLQATAYVEQPQEEMAEAGEASQTETVSEEHKGLIWTLLKQLRPGMDLSRVVLPTFILEPRSFLDKLSDYYYHADFLSQAVTEESPYCRMKQVLRWYLSGFYKKPKGLKKPYNPILGETFRCCWLHPQTNSCTFYIAEQVSHHPPVSAFYVCNKKDGFCINGSILAKSKFYGNSLSAILDGKARLVFLARDEEYVITMPYAHCKGILYGTMTMELGGKITIDCEKTKYIAELEFKLKPFLGSSSSVNQISGKIRVGEDVLATIDGHWDGEVFLHEKKTGHHEVFWNPSPEVRRQRLKRQVVQLDQQGEFESERLWQHVTSAIKSHDQHKATQEKFVLEEAQRQAAKEREDKEWLPQLFQLDPLLNEWRYKYADIRPWDPETSLVQFEKNGVIQTKERQPQRPNGLTYIQNRAAKQKAQKESQRRKTSSQPSSCSQNTESSSTTPEPHHESSDNEAFMTQCSRCNKEVKDIAEIEASIASIQKTQQDIQRNLCGLSQQMFRRGHSRESVKANSQHCLILCILLLFQLFINFVFK; from the exons GTAGCGATACTGAGAGGAATGGATTGCCGGTGCTGAGAGATGACGTCAGCCCCACTCAGACACCCAATAGCAAG GCTGAGTCGAAGGTCTTCAATGGCCATGACAAGGAATGCACCTCCCCCACAGAGAGGCTGGCCAAGAAAGAGTCTCTGAAG GTCCAGAAGAAAAACTACAGACAAGAGAAGAAGAGGGCGGCAAAGGAACTGTTCAGCGCTCTGAAGGACCCCAGTGTTGTCATCATGGCCAGCTGGCTTAAG ATCCGTGGCACACTGAAGAGCTGGACCAGGCTGTGGTGTGTGCTGAAGCCCGGAGTTCTCCTCATCTACAAGACCCCGAAGGTGGATCACTGGGTGGGGACAATTCTCCTCAATGCCTGCAAGCTCATCGAGAGGCCCTCCAAGAAGGACGGCTTCTGCTTCAAACTCTACCACCCCCTGGACAAGTCCATCTGGGCCATGAAG GGTCCCAGAGGAGAGAATGTGGGTTCCATCACCCAGCCCCTCCCCAGCAGCTACCTGATCTTCAGAGCTGTGTCAGAGTCTGATG GTCGCTGCTGGATGGATGCTCTAGAGTTGGCCCTGAGCTGCTCCAGTCTCTACCAGCTCACCGCTTCCAAAGCCAGCCGTGATGGGGACCTGAGCTTCTCCTCCGAGTCTTCCCACATCCTCGGCCTGCTGCAGTCTTCCACCCTGTACGAACACGAGCTCTTCCA GTTGAATGAGTCAATGCTGGAAAATCACCACATGGAAAACGATGGCTATTCTGACAAGTCAGAGAGGGAGGCTCACGAGGAGTCAGACACCGGGGCTAATGAGAATGGGCAGAGGCTGACGGAAGAGAGTGACACAGACCAGTCAGACACGCTGGGAGACCTGTCCCCCGGCCTTCAGGCCACTGCTTATGTTGAACAGCCCCAGGAGGAGATGGCAGAG GCAGGGGAGGCCTCCCAGACCGAGACCGTTTCGGAGGAGCACAAGGGCCTGATCTGGACCCTCCTGAAGCAGCTGCGCCCCGGGATGGACCTGTCCCGCGTCGTCCTGCCCACATTCATTCTGGAGCCCCGCTCCTTCCTGGACAAGCTGTCCGACTACTACTACCACGCCGACTTCCTGTCCCA AGCTGTCACAGAAGAGAGCCCGTACTGTAGGATGAAGCAGGTCCTGCGGTGGTATCTGTCTGGCTTTTATAAGAAGCCAAAG GGACTGAAGAAGCCGTACAACCCCATTCTCGGGGAGACATTCCGCTGCTGCTGGCTCCACCCCCAGACCAACAGCTGCACCTTCTATATTGCAGAACAG GTTTCCCATCACCCCCCAGTGTCCGCCTTCTACGTCTGCAACAAGAAAGACGGGTTCTGCATCAACGGAAGCATCCTGGCGAAATCCAAGTTCTATG GCAACTCTTTATCTGCCATCCTGGATGGGAAGGCCAGGCTTGTGTTCCTCGCCCGCGATGAGGAATACGTCATCACCATGCCCTACGCACACTGCAAAG gtATTTTATACGGCACAATGACAATGGAACTAGGAGGAAAAATAACTATTGATTGTGAGAAAACCAAGTATATAGCGGAACTGGAATTTAAACTAAAG CCTTTCCTCGGCAGTTCCAGCAGTGTGAACCAGATTTCAGGAAAGATTCGTGTAGGTGAAGATGTGCTGGCCACTATCGATGGACACTGG GACGGGGAGGTGTTCCTGCACGAGAAGAAGACAGGCCACCACGAGGTGTTCTGGAACCCCAGCCCCGAGGTGCGCAGGCAGCGCCTCAAGAGACAGGTGGTCCAGCTGGACCAGCAGGGAGAGTTTGAGTCCGAGAG GTTGTGGCAACATGTGACGAGTGCGATAAAGAGCCACGACCAGCACAAAGCCACTCAGGAGAAGTTTGTCCTGGAGGAGGCCCAGCGGCAGGCGGCCAAGGAGAGGGAAGACAAGGAGTGGCTTCCACAGCTCTTCCAGCTCGACCCCCTCTTAAACGAGTGGCGCTACAAATATGCCGA TATCAGGCCCTGGGATCCTGAGACCAGCCTGGTCCAGTTTGAGAAGAATGGGGTGATCCAGACCAAGGAGAGGCAGCCTCAGAGGCCAAATGGCCTGACATACATTCAGAACCGAGCAGCAAAGCAAAAG GCCCAGAAAGAGAGCCAGCGCAGGAAGACCAGCAGCCAGCCGTCCAGCTGCAGTCAGAACACGGAGAGCAGCAGCACTACACCGGAGCCCCACCATGAGTCCTCCGACAACGAAG CATTCATGACCCAATGCTCCAGATGTAACAAAGAAGTCAAGGATATTGCTGAAATTGAGGCTTCCATAGCATCGATACAGAAGACCCAACAGGATATACAAAG GAACTTGTGCGGCCTGAGTCAACAAATGTTCCGGCGAGGACATTCTCGGGAGAGCGTTAAAGCGAACAGCCAGCACTGTCTCATTCTGTGTATCCTGCTGCTGTTTCAGCTCTTCATCAACTTTGTCTTCAAATGA